Part of the Virgibacillus necropolis genome, CAACCAAGTCATTAACAAATTCTACCTCTGTCAAGATTGGAATATCTTGTTTTAATGCTTCGACAATGACAGGATTTTCATATGGAATACCTGGGTTTTTAATAACAACATCAACTGTTTCTAAAACGGACAGGGGATGGGAACCAACAATTATTTCAGCGCCCATCTCGTTTAACTCCATTACTAGGTCATCAGTTTCATTTGAAAGTTTATCATTTATTTTAACCTTAACCCCACTATTTAAAAGTAACCGCGCTGCAGCTGTACCACTTTTTGCTAATCCCAATACCAATGCATGAGAATAATTAAAATTAGTTAATTTTTTCATGTAAACCACACCTCTATATATACACCGAGTGCCGCAAATAGTAATCCGACTAACCAGAAAGTAGTAACCACTCGCCATTCTGACCATCCCATGAGTTCATAATGATGATGTAATGGGCTCATTTTAAATACTCGTTTTCCAGTTGTTTTAAATGATATGACCTGAATAATAACTGATAATGTTTCAATTACAAAAACACCACCGATAATAATAAGTATTATTTCTAGTTTTGTTAAAATAGCAATTGCTGCCAGTGAACCACCAAGTGCTAATGACCCTGTATCCCCCATGAAGACCTTCGCGGGATGCGCGTTAAAAATAAGAAAACCTAATAGTGCTCCAACTGTCGAAAGTGCAAAAATAGTTACTTCGTTCTGCGGGAAACCTGACCATGCCAGAATTCCAAATGCACCAAAGGCAATTGCTGCAGTTCCTGCTAAAAGTCCATCTAATCCGTCTGTTAAATTAACAGCGTTTGAAGTACCTACTAGCATGAAAATAATTAATAGTGCATAACCAAAGCCAAGATCCCACTGTATATCTGTACCTGGAACTTGAACATAGGTATCAAAGTTATTCATTCGTAAAATAACATAAAAGACAAGAGCAATTACTACTTGTCCAAGCATTTTCTGTTTGGAAGTTAATCCTAAATTTCGCTTAAGAGCAACTTTAATAAAATCATCTAAAAAGCCTAATAAACCATAACCTACTAATACAAATATTAAGAGCCATAGCTCATAGCTGATAGATTGTGAATATTTAGATGCCATAATAAGTGATGTAATAACAATACTGAATACGATCATTATTCCACCCATTGTAGGTGTTCCTGTTTTCTTTACATGTGATTTTGGTCCTTCTTCTCGTATACTTTGTCCAAATTTCAATCGTCTTAAAAAAGGAATAAATATCGGGGATAAAAGGACGGTGATTAAAAATGCTATTGCAATTGTTATTAAAAGTGCGTATAAATTCATTGGTTCTCCTCCTTATACCTACCGTCCATGCTTGTTTTTATTAGTTAATTTGTTCAATCATTTTTTCAAACTGCATACCTCGTGAAGCTTTAAATAATAGTAGTGTATCTTCTTTTAAGTAAAACGCCAAGTCATCAACAAGTTCTTCTTTTGTAGTAAAATGTTTAACTATCGTACCTTCTGTCTTGGAATTCACCTTTTCACTAATCATTTTTGCCTGATCTCCTAATGTAAACAACACAGAAATTGATCCATCTATTACTTCGCTTACCGATTCATGGAAGGTTTGCGAATGTTCCCCAAGCTCTAAGATGTCACCTAAGATTAAGATCTTGGTTGAAAAGCCCTCCATTTGTTTGACTACTTCGATTGCTGCTTTCATTGATGTTGGAGATGCATTGTACGCGTCATTTATAATCGACACACCATTTTTACCAGCTATCATTTCAAAGCGCATAGATGTTAATTGTAACGATGATAGTGCCTGTTGAATAGTGTGATCAGCAATTTTTAATTGTTTAGCAAGTGTAATGGCTAAGGTAGCATTTAAAGCATGATGTTTTCCTAATAATGGAATTGAAAAGGTGCTGTTATCTGCAAGGTTAAATTCGGTATGATTGTGTGAAATAATAGTATTTTTTATTTCTACATCGTTTCCTGCTTTAAATCCACAGGTTATAACATGATTCCTGTTATGAAGTTCCGATAATAGTGCTTCATCACCATCAATAAGTAGGTATCCTTTATCTGTCATCCCTTTTACTATTTCTGTTTTTGCCTTTGCTATACCTTTACGCGTGCCAAGATACTCAATATGTGATTCACCAATATTCGTTATTATTGCATAATCTGGCAAGGCAATTTTTGATAAACGTTCAATTTCCCCGAAATTACTCATACCCATTTCAAGTACTAACATTTCTGTTTCTCTTGGCATTGCCAAAATTGTAAGCGGGAGACCAATTTCATTATTAAAGTTTCCGTTTGTTGCGTGTGTTTTGTACGTCGTTTTCATCACAGAAGCTACAAGATCTTTCGTTGTTGTTTTACCATTGGATCCTGTGATTCCGATAACTACGGGATTTATTTCACTTCGATAAGCTGCAGCCAACTTTTGTAGTGCTTCTAGTGTATCCTCTACATAAAATAAGGGAAATTCGGTTGGAAGAAAAGATGGTACTTCCTTACTTTTATTCCAAAATGCGGCAATTGCTCCATTATTAAATGCTTCTTTTATATAGTCATGGCCATCAAAATTTTCACCCTGAATCGGAATAAAAAGTGATTTAGTTGAAGGCATCCTGCTGTCTGTAACAATTTCATTAATTTTTATTTCGTCAGTTGCTACACCTTTATAATTGTTAAAAAGAGTGGAAATCCAATTGGTTGTAAATAACATGTTTAATTCTCCTTAGCTAATATTGCTTCCTTTGCTATTTCTCTATCATCAAAATTAAATTTCGTATGACCAATTACCTGATATGTTTCATGCCCTTTTCCTGCGATTAAAACAACATCATGGTCACCAGCAAGGTTAATTGCATGATAAATAGCGCGTTTTCGATCTTCTATTATTTCATAATGATTTTCTTTTTGTCCATGAACCATATCCTCCAAAATTGCTTGTGGATCCTCGGTTCTTGGATTATCTGATGTAAATATAACTTTATCTGCATAGTTTAATGCAATGGCAGCCATTTGAGGACGCTTCGACTTATCACGATCACCACCACAGCCAACTACTACAATGATATTGTTTTTCGCGAAATCTTTAATAACTTGTAGTACATTTTCCAATGAATCAGGAGTATGTGCATAATCAACAATAGTTGTAAAGGAGTGATCACCTTCTATCGGCTCAAACCTTCCACTTATACCTGTGATCCTCTCTAGTGCAGCCTTTATTGTAATTAATGGAATATGTAAAGCTGTAGCTACCCCGACTGCTGCTAACATATTATATACATTAAACATTCCAATAAGTTTACTAGAAATCATAATCTCACCGACTGGCGTAACCAATCGAAAGCTAGTTTTATTGGCATCAAGTTGGATATTTTCAGCTGTTATTGCTGCATTGTTTTTACAGCTATATGTAATGATGTGTTGCGCCGTACTACGCCCAATAATGTCATGCCTTGAATCATCTACATTGATTACAGCAAACTTGCGATGTGTTTTCTTATACGTGTTACCTAATTGAGCGAACAATAAGCTTTTTGCACGCAAATAATCATCCATGTTCTTGTGATAATCAAGATGGTCTTGGGATAGATTGCTGAAAACAGCTATATCAAAGTCACATCCATAAACTCTTCCCATATCTAACGCATGTGATGATACTTCCATTATTGCAGTATCTACATTACATTCTACCATTTTATGAAAACTTTTTTGTAAAAACAATGAATCTGGAGTGGTATTTTGAACTGGAAACAAATGGTCACCTATCTTCATTTGGATCGTTCCAATAACCCCTGTCTTTCTGCCATATTCATTCAGCAAAGACTCGATTAAATATGTTATCGTTGTTTTGCCATTAGTTCCTGTTATACCAATTAGTGGAAATTTTGTAGTTGGGTAATTATAAAAGTGTGCTGCAATCATGGAAAGGGCTCTTTGAGAGTCTGGTACAATAATCGTTGAAACATTCGTATAAATTATATTTTCTGCTATAATGGCAACTGCTCCATTAGCAATTGCCTGATCTACATAATCGTGTCCATCAACAGTGTACCCGTTTATACAGATAAAAAGATCTCCCTGATTTACCTCACGTGAGTCCATTTTAATTTCATTGATAATTACATCATCGGCTAGATACATAGCTTTATAGAATGGCAAAATGGAGATGATTTCATTTAATTTCATCACATTCACCCTATTCATATGTATTCTATTTCTTTTCAATGTTTAAGAGGGTTGTTACACCCTCTTTTAGTTTTATCAAAATTATACCCAGTATATTATACCAGTTTTCTGCCTATAGCACGATCATTTATTATCCGATAAATAAATCCTAATATCGGAGCCTTGTTCTACCTTTGTTCCTGCAGCAGGTTCCTGGTCAATAATGTATTTGCCTGAACCGCTAGTTTGAATGGATAAGTTTGTTTGATATTCTGCTATTTCACCTTTGTTCAATCCAATTAATTCAGGAACAGTTATCTTTGGTTGCTCTGGCCATTGGGTTTCTTTTGCTAAACCATCTGTTCGCTTCTGAACACCCATTCCACTTAAACTATCTCCAATAATTGTTCCTACAATAGGAGCTGCAACAACTCCACCAAATTGAACCGTATTCTTTGGATTGTCAATGGCTAAATACACCACAATTTCTGGATCATCTGCAGGAGCAAAACCTATAAACGATAAAACATAATTATTTTGCATATATCTTCCATCAGGTCCGACTTTTTGAGCTGTACCTGTTTTACCTCCAACTCGGTAACCTTCTACAAAGGCAGGGCGACCGGTTCCCTTTGCAACTACACTTTCCAATGCATGTCGAATTTCTTCGGAGGTTGATTTGGAAATTACACTATCTACCAATTTAGGTTCTATTTTTTCAACTACCTCTTTCGTTACAGGGTCAATCCATTCTTTGGCAATATGTGGCTCCATTAAATTTCCGCCATTAACCGCAGCTGCAACAGCCATCACTTGTTGGATTGGTGTTACAGATACCCCTTGACCAAATGAGGTAGTTGCAAGTTCAACAGGGCCAACTTGCTCTGGTTTAAAAAGAATACCGCTACTTTCTCCTTGTAAATCAATTCCCGTTTCTTCTCCAAATCCGAAATCCCGAATATAGGAAAATAATTTTTCTTGTCCAAGCTTCATGCCGAGATTAACAAATCCAGGGTTACACGAATTTTGAACAACTTCTAAATAGGTTTGGTGCCCATGACCTCCAGATTTCCAGCAATGTAGTTCGGTACCACCAACTGAAATATCTCCATCATCATGAAATGTATCCTCATGTAGGTCAACAGCGTTTTCCTCTAATGCCGCTGCTAATGTGATGATTTTAAAAGTCGATCCAGGTTCATACGTACTCCAAATAGGCAAATTGCGGCTATAAATAGTCGGATCAAATTGCTTATATTTTCCTGGTTTGAAATTAGGGCGTGATGCCATTCCCAGTATACCTCCAGTTTTAGGATTAACCGCTATGGCAGAAGCACCATCTGGAGAGTATTTCGCTACAGCTAAATCTAGTTCTCGTTCTATAATTGTTTGTACCTTAGAATTAATGGTTGTTTTCAAAGTTAAACCATCTACAGGCGGTTTGTAAACGTCCGCTGGTTCATCCAGACGGGCACCTTTTCCAGTCGAATAGTAGGAAAGGCTTCCTGGTGTTCCACTAAGCTTATCATCGTAATAAAGCTCAAGGCCCATCAATCCTTGATTATCTATTCCAGTAAAACCTAACACATGTGACAAATAAGCACCGTGTGGATAATAACGTTTCGAATCCTTTGCAAGATATACCCCATCTAAATTTAATGTTTGCAATGCCTTC contains:
- a CDS encoding stage V sporulation protein D, producing MKRVSTVTVRKRIVAVFLIGLLVFVAINIRLGYVQFFLADELIDKANDLWSRDVTFEAERGKILDVNGEVLTKNVSAPTVILAPSQIVNPKDTAEKLAKVLGITTEEAYQKVTEKSSSVSIRPEGIKISEKQEKALQTLNLDGVYLAKDSKRYYPHGAYLSHVLGFTGIDNQGLMGLELYYDDKLSGTPGSLSYYSTGKGARLDEPADVYKPPVDGLTLKTTINSKVQTIIERELDLAVAKYSPDGASAIAVNPKTGGILGMASRPNFKPGKYKQFDPTIYSRNLPIWSTYEPGSTFKIITLAAALEENAVDLHEDTFHDDGDISVGGTELHCWKSGGHGHQTYLEVVQNSCNPGFVNLGMKLGQEKLFSYIRDFGFGEETGIDLQGESSGILFKPEQVGPVELATTSFGQGVSVTPIQQVMAVAAAVNGGNLMEPHIAKEWIDPVTKEVVEKIEPKLVDSVISKSTSEEIRHALESVVAKGTGRPAFVEGYRVGGKTGTAQKVGPDGRYMQNNYVLSFIGFAPADDPEIVVYLAIDNPKNTVQFGGVVAAPIVGTIIGDSLSGMGVQKRTDGLAKETQWPEQPKITVPELIGLNKGEIAEYQTNLSIQTSGSGKYIIDQEPAAGTKVEQGSDIRIYLSDNK
- a CDS encoding UDP-N-acetylmuramoyl-tripeptide--D-alanyl-D-alanine ligase yields the protein MLFTTNWISTLFNNYKGVATDEIKINEIVTDSRMPSTKSLFIPIQGENFDGHDYIKEAFNNGAIAAFWNKSKEVPSFLPTEFPLFYVEDTLEALQKLAAAYRSEINPVVIGITGSNGKTTTKDLVASVMKTTYKTHATNGNFNNEIGLPLTILAMPRETEMLVLEMGMSNFGEIERLSKIALPDYAIITNIGESHIEYLGTRKGIAKAKTEIVKGMTDKGYLLIDGDEALLSELHNRNHVITCGFKAGNDVEIKNTIISHNHTEFNLADNSTFSIPLLGKHHALNATLAITLAKQLKIADHTIQQALSSLQLTSMRFEMIAGKNGVSIINDAYNASPTSMKAAIEVVKQMEGFSTKILILGDILELGEHSQTFHESVSEVIDGSISVLFTLGDQAKMISEKVNSKTEGTIVKHFTTKEELVDDLAFYLKEDTLLLFKASRGMQFEKMIEQIN
- the mraY gene encoding phospho-N-acetylmuramoyl-pentapeptide-transferase encodes the protein MNLYALLITIAIAFLITVLLSPIFIPFLRRLKFGQSIREEGPKSHVKKTGTPTMGGIMIVFSIVITSLIMASKYSQSISYELWLLIFVLVGYGLLGFLDDFIKVALKRNLGLTSKQKMLGQVVIALVFYVILRMNNFDTYVQVPGTDIQWDLGFGYALLIIFMLVGTSNAVNLTDGLDGLLAGTAAIAFGAFGILAWSGFPQNEVTIFALSTVGALLGFLIFNAHPAKVFMGDTGSLALGGSLAAIAILTKLEIILIIIGGVFVIETLSVIIQVISFKTTGKRVFKMSPLHHHYELMGWSEWRVVTTFWLVGLLFAALGVYIEVWFT
- a CDS encoding UDP-N-acetylmuramoyl-L-alanyl-D-glutamate--2,6-diaminopimelate ligase — its product is MKLNEIISILPFYKAMYLADDVIINEIKMDSREVNQGDLFICINGYTVDGHDYVDQAIANGAVAIIAENIIYTNVSTIIVPDSQRALSMIAAHFYNYPTTKFPLIGITGTNGKTTITYLIESLLNEYGRKTGVIGTIQMKIGDHLFPVQNTTPDSLFLQKSFHKMVECNVDTAIMEVSSHALDMGRVYGCDFDIAVFSNLSQDHLDYHKNMDDYLRAKSLLFAQLGNTYKKTHRKFAVINVDDSRHDIIGRSTAQHIITYSCKNNAAITAENIQLDANKTSFRLVTPVGEIMISSKLIGMFNVYNMLAAVGVATALHIPLITIKAALERITGISGRFEPIEGDHSFTTIVDYAHTPDSLENVLQVIKDFAKNNIIVVVGCGGDRDKSKRPQMAAIALNYADKVIFTSDNPRTEDPQAILEDMVHGQKENHYEIIEDRKRAIYHAINLAGDHDVVLIAGKGHETYQVIGHTKFNFDDREIAKEAILAKEN